In one Methylocaldum szegediense genomic region, the following are encoded:
- a CDS encoding peptide chain release factor 3, giving the protein MSEFLSELNRRRTFAIISHPDAGKTTLTEKLLLYGGAIQLAGSVKGRKAARHATSDWMEMEKQRGISVTTSVMQFEHKGKIFNLLDTPGHEDFSEDTYRTLTAVDSALMVIDSAKGVEERTIKLMEVCRLRDTPILSFINKLDREGREPIELLDEIERVLKIQCAPMTWPIGMGKRFKGVYQLYADAVQLFSPSHGDRIVEGEIIQGLENPRLDDVLGDQAEELRAEIELVRGASHEFDLEAYLAGKQTPVFFGSAINNFGVLELLDAFADFAPPPRPRQARERIVHPDEEKFTGFVFKIQANMDPAHRDRIAFLRICSGKYVKGMRMHHVRIGKTVQIANAITFQADTRTTIEEAYPGDIIGLHNHGTIQVGDTFTQGEPLKYEGVPYFAPELFRRVVLKDPLRAKALQKGLQQLTEEGATQLFRPLKNNDLILGAVGVLQFDVTAFRLKSEYNVECAYDNVPVTTARWVSCDDPKKLEEFKRKVFDNLAEDGSGYLVYLASSRVNLQLTQERWPDIRFSATREL; this is encoded by the coding sequence ATGTCTGAGTTTCTCTCCGAATTAAACCGCCGCCGTACCTTCGCCATCATTTCCCATCCGGACGCCGGCAAAACCACGTTGACCGAAAAACTCCTCCTATATGGCGGTGCGATTCAGCTCGCCGGTTCGGTCAAGGGACGCAAGGCTGCCCGGCACGCCACCTCGGACTGGATGGAAATGGAAAAGCAGCGCGGAATCTCGGTCACGACCTCGGTCATGCAGTTCGAGCACAAGGGCAAAATTTTCAATCTGCTCGATACCCCGGGACACGAAGATTTTTCGGAGGATACCTACCGTACGCTGACGGCAGTCGACTCGGCCCTGATGGTGATCGACAGCGCCAAGGGCGTCGAGGAAAGGACGATTAAGCTCATGGAGGTGTGCCGGCTGCGGGATACTCCGATCTTGTCCTTCATCAATAAGCTCGACCGGGAAGGACGCGAGCCGATCGAGTTGCTGGACGAAATCGAGCGCGTCCTGAAGATACAGTGTGCGCCCATGACCTGGCCCATCGGCATGGGCAAACGCTTCAAGGGAGTTTATCAGCTCTACGCCGACGCGGTTCAACTGTTCAGCCCCTCCCACGGCGACCGCATCGTCGAAGGGGAAATCATCCAGGGATTGGAAAACCCGCGATTGGATGATGTGCTGGGCGATCAGGCGGAGGAGCTGCGGGCGGAGATCGAACTGGTACGGGGCGCCAGTCACGAGTTCGACCTCGAGGCCTACTTGGCCGGAAAGCAAACGCCGGTATTCTTCGGATCGGCAATCAACAATTTCGGTGTGCTGGAATTATTGGACGCGTTCGCCGACTTTGCGCCGCCGCCTCGACCACGACAAGCCCGCGAACGTATCGTCCACCCCGATGAAGAAAAATTCACCGGCTTCGTGTTCAAGATTCAGGCGAACATGGATCCGGCGCACCGCGACCGCATCGCTTTCCTCAGGATCTGCTCGGGCAAATACGTGAAAGGCATGCGTATGCATCACGTCCGTATCGGCAAGACGGTCCAGATCGCCAACGCCATCACGTTTCAGGCCGACACCCGAACCACTATCGAAGAGGCATATCCGGGCGACATCATCGGCCTACACAACCACGGCACGATCCAGGTCGGCGACACCTTCACTCAAGGCGAGCCCCTGAAGTACGAGGGCGTACCCTACTTCGCTCCGGAACTGTTCCGCCGAGTGGTGCTGAAAGATCCACTCCGGGCCAAAGCCTTACAGAAAGGCTTGCAGCAATTGACCGAGGAAGGTGCGACCCAGCTTTTCCGGCCGCTCAAGAATAACGATCTCATTCTGGGCGCCGTTGGCGTACTGCAGTTCGACGTAACGGCCTTCCGGCTGAAATCGGAGTACAACGTGGAATGCGCCTACGACAACGTGCCGGTCACCACGGCGCGCTGGGTCAGCTGTGATGATCCGAAGAAGCTCGAGGAATTCAAGCGTAAGGTGTTCGACAATCTGGCCGAAGACGGCAGTGGCTATCTGGTGTACCTAGCCAGCAGCCGGGTCAACCTGCAACTGACCCAGGAACGCTGGCCGGACATCCGCTTCAGCGCGACTCGGGAGTTGTAA
- a CDS encoding Uma2 family endonuclease — translation MDEGLVQTDDRPFVLVRLLAGRRGVRGAPDFVVEVLSSSTASHDHVLKRRVYERAGVREYWLVHPIDRMVTIYRLLDGEYGKPDVQELSGETAVGVLEGVSVAWDDLVRRLPPPEF, via the coding sequence CTGGATGAAGGTCTCGTCCAAACAGACGACCGGCCGTTCGTTCTGGTACGGCTGCTCGCCGGGAGGCGTGGCGTTCGCGGTGCGCCGGACTTCGTGGTGGAAGTGTTGTCCTCGTCAACCGCGAGCCATGACCATGTGTTGAAGCGCCGTGTGTATGAACGTGCCGGAGTGAGGGAATATTGGTTGGTGCATCCTATCGACCGGATGGTGACCATTTATCGATTGCTCGACGGCGAATACGGCAAACCGGACGTTCAGGAGCTTTCCGGGGAGACCGCGGTCGGGGTATTGGAAGGCGTCTCCGTGGCGTGGGACGACCTGGTTCGGCGCTTGCCGCCACCGGAGTTTTGA
- a CDS encoding entericidin A/B family lipoprotein yields the protein MFAGCNTVSGFGKDVQKLGRKMEEAADRRNR from the coding sequence ATGTTTGCCGGGTGCAATACCGTGTCGGGCTTCGGCAAGGATGTTCAAAAGCTCGGTCGAAAAATGGAAGAAGCCGCCGACCGGCGCAACAGATAA